One stretch of Micromonospora cremea DNA includes these proteins:
- a CDS encoding LapA family protein — protein sequence MTAPRNHPDPVPPINGRDGTDAASWPTPDRPAAARSRMGGLWVAAVVFAFVLLLLLIFVLQNGQRVEVSFLGAHGHLPMGVALLLAAVFGILLVALPGTARIVQLRMLQRRPAGNPDARPRPGPLSRTVTGTARVTPPRTYRQDR from the coding sequence ATGACCGCACCCCGCAACCATCCTGACCCGGTTCCCCCGATTAACGGCCGCGACGGCACCGACGCCGCTTCCTGGCCCACGCCGGACCGACCGGCGGCGGCACGCTCCCGGATGGGCGGCCTGTGGGTCGCCGCTGTGGTGTTCGCGTTCGTGCTCCTGCTGCTCCTGATCTTCGTGCTGCAGAACGGCCAGCGTGTCGAGGTGTCGTTCCTCGGCGCGCACGGACACCTCCCGATGGGCGTTGCCCTGCTGCTAGCCGCGGTCTTCGGGATCCTGCTCGTCGCCCTCCCCGGCACCGCCCGCATCGTGCAGCTCCGGATGCTCCAACGCCGTCCCGCCGGAAACCCCGACGCCCGACCCAGGCCCGGTCCGCTGTCCCGGACGGTGACCGGCACCGCCCGCGTTACGCCGCCGCGTACGTACCGCCAGGACAGGTGA
- a CDS encoding DUF5994 family protein, translating to MPTTVIPPSPPSRPRLSLAPTRGRTVLDGGWWPRSWDPVAELPGLVLTLTERHGRIRHIMLNIHTWDSRIRRLAVGPDVVRIGWFDTLDPALLIVTTGRDDQVDLLVVPPATTPEAAERAMATAADPTNLRHAPDILTTGPTPQDATTTTSSDAYAVWDNEGGSPASARIHRGHTESTTRPRTGVPA from the coding sequence ATGCCCACCACCGTGATCCCCCCGTCGCCGCCCTCCCGGCCCCGACTGTCCCTCGCTCCCACCAGGGGCCGGACGGTCCTGGACGGCGGATGGTGGCCGCGTTCCTGGGACCCGGTGGCCGAACTCCCCGGCCTCGTCCTCACCCTGACCGAACGGCATGGCCGGATCCGGCACATCATGCTCAACATCCACACCTGGGACAGCCGGATCCGCCGGTTGGCCGTCGGACCGGACGTGGTCCGGATCGGCTGGTTCGACACCCTCGACCCCGCCCTGCTGATCGTCACCACCGGCCGCGACGACCAGGTCGACCTGCTCGTCGTCCCTCCCGCCACGACACCCGAGGCAGCCGAGCGGGCCATGGCCACCGCCGCCGACCCGACCAACCTCAGGCACGCACCCGACATCCTCACCACCGGACCGACCCCACAGGACGCGACAACGACGACCAGCTCCGACGCGTACGCGGTGTGGGACAACGAGGGCGGCAGCCCCGCGTCGGCCCGAATCCACCGAGGCCACACCGAATCCACCACCCGTCCCCGCACTGGGGTGCCCGCATGA
- a CDS encoding SPFH domain-containing protein, protein MNALETTIVIAIVAIGIIGLITAARAVRVVQQYERGVVFRFGRVQKGSRSPGLTLIVPGVDRLVKVNLQITTLSVPAQDGITRDNVSVRVDAVVYFRVVDPVKALVNVQNYLYAVSQVAQTSLRAVIGRADLDELLSDRDKLNSELTSIIDAPTEGPWGVKVERVEVKDVALPESMKRSMSRQAEAERERRARVIAADGEYQAATKLAQAAATMAADPAALQLRLLQTVVEVAAEKNSTLVMPFPVELLRFLDRVTPAASTPAPVVATRPRAPETVTMPDVRRVTSEPDPEATPMPVA, encoded by the coding sequence ATGAACGCTCTAGAGACAACCATCGTGATCGCGATCGTGGCGATCGGCATCATCGGCCTCATCACCGCCGCCCGAGCGGTGCGCGTCGTCCAGCAGTACGAACGCGGGGTGGTCTTCCGCTTCGGCCGGGTGCAGAAGGGCAGCCGCAGCCCGGGGCTGACCCTCATCGTCCCCGGCGTCGACCGGCTGGTGAAGGTCAACCTGCAGATCACCACCCTCAGCGTTCCCGCCCAGGACGGCATCACCCGCGACAACGTCTCCGTACGCGTCGACGCGGTCGTCTACTTCCGCGTCGTCGACCCCGTCAAGGCTCTGGTGAACGTGCAGAACTATCTTTACGCCGTTTCCCAAGTTGCCCAGACCTCGCTGCGCGCGGTGATCGGCCGCGCCGACCTCGACGAACTGCTCTCCGACCGGGACAAGCTCAACTCCGAACTCACCAGCATCATCGACGCACCGACCGAAGGACCGTGGGGTGTGAAGGTCGAACGTGTCGAGGTCAAGGACGTCGCGCTGCCCGAATCCATGAAGCGGTCCATGTCCCGCCAGGCGGAGGCCGAACGCGAACGCCGCGCCCGGGTCATCGCCGCGGACGGCGAATACCAGGCTGCCACCAAACTCGCCCAGGCCGCCGCCACCATGGCCGCCGACCCCGCCGCCCTGCAACTGCGACTGCTGCAGACAGTCGTGGAGGTCGCCGCCGAGAAGAACAGCACCCTCGTCATGCCATTCCCCGTCGAACTGCTGCGCTTCCTGGACCGCGTCACGCCCGCCGCGAGCACGCCGGCGCCGGTCGTCGCGACCCGGCCGCGGGCCCCGGAGACCGTGACGATGCCGGACGTGCGACGCGTGACCAGCGAGCCCGATCCCGAGGCCACGCCGATGCCGGTGGCCTGA